ATGCCCATTTTTTCTTCAATACCGGTGCATACAATGTCGTTGGGTTCTCCCACTGAACCGTTTGGGTTTACCCGGAATTTGGGCACCAGGAATAACGAGATACCTGCGGTACCGTCAGGCGCACCTTCAATACGGGCCAGAACCGGGTGGATGATATTTTCCACCAGATCATTTTCACCCGAAGATATAAAGATCTTGTTACCTGTGATGCTGTAGGTGCCGTCGCCATTGGGTATTGCCTTGGTGGTCAAGGCTCCCACGTCAGACCCTGCTTCGGGCTCGGTGAGCAGCATGGAGCCGCCCCAGACACCCGTGTACATCTTTTTTAAAAACAGATTTTTCTGTTCAGCCGTACCGAATTTTTCCACCAGCTTGCCTGCGCCGTGGGCCAGGATATTGTGGAGCATGAACGGATAGTTAGCACCGTTGAAATAGTTGTTGGCAGCCAGGGCCACGGTGGCAGGCATGCCCTGTCCACCCCACTGGGGATCATCACACATGGCGATCCATTCGCCTTGAACGAACAGTTTATACGCCCGGTGGAACACTTCGGGCACCGTGACCTTGCCGTTGTCAAAAATGCAGCCTTGTTCGTCGGCTTCCTTCAGAATAGGCAAAAGCTCTTTGAGCGCCAGGTTTCGGGCTTCGGATACCACCATATCAATGGTTTTTTTGTTAAAGTCGGCAAATAATTCATTCTGACTCAATGCCTGAATATTGAATTGTTCATGAAGAACAAAATCAATATCCCTGCGGTCTGCAACCTGCTGTGCCATCCCTCTATCTCCCTTTTTTTATATGAATGTCTGGGTGAGTTACTCAGATCTTTCAAACTTTGTTGTGGGCTATGCCTGGCAGTTGATATGTCAGGTCGGCCCATGGCCGTTATTTAGTGTAATCGTAGAATCCCTTGCCGGATTTGCGGCCCAGGTAGCCGGCACGAACCATCTTGCGCAGCAGGGGTGCGGGACGGTATTTGTCTTCTCCGAACTCTTCATGGAAGCTTTCAAGGACCAGCAGCAGGGTGTCCAGTCCCACCATGTCTGCCAGGGCCAAAGGACCTATGGGCATATTGGCACCCAGGGTCATGGCATTGTCAATGTCCCCGGGGCTGGCAATGTCTTCGGCCAGAGCAAAGACGGCCTCGTTGATCATGGGGCATAGTATCCGGTTCACGGCAAACCCCGGGGCTTCTTTGACCACAATGGCGGTTTTGTTGATTTTGTCCACAAACGCTTTTGATAGTCCCAAAGTCTCATCCGATGTGGAAAATCCTTTAATCAGCTCCACAAGGCGCATCACCGGCACGGGGTTAAAAAAATGCATGCCGATGAATTTATCCGGCCGGCCTGCGGCAACGGCCATTTCGGTGATGGAGAGACCTGACGTGTTTGAGGCAAATACAGTCTCTTTCTTACAGATGGCGGCCAGTTCCTGAAACACCTGTTTTTTGATCTCCAATACCTCTATGACGGCTTCGATCACCAGGTCTGCGTCCCGGGCTGCCATGGTCAAATCCGTGGTGCCGGTAACCCTGTCCATGATTGCGTCAGCATCATCAGCCGTCATTTTACCCTTGGACACGGCCCTTTCTAAATTGGCTTTTATGGTGGTCAGACCGTTTTCAACAAACCGATCTTCCATGTCCCTGATACTGACCTCAAATCCGGCCTGGGCTGCGCACTGGGCAATACCTGCGCCCATGATTCCTGCGCCGAGTACGGTAATTTTTTTCATTTCCATAGGGTTTCTCCTTTTCGAATTTAACTATTCAGGCGTTCTGGACAGACTCTATTTATATTTTGTACGGATATCTTTTTTGGAAATTTTGCCCACCGATGTTTTGGGAATCTGTTCATCAAGGATGATTTTAGAAGGAATCCCATATTTGGGAATATGGCCATTCTCAACATACTTCATACAGAAATCCTGAATATCATTGTCCTTAACTTTGCCCCGGAAACCGTCATGCAGCACCACCATGGCCATGGGACGTTCCCCCCATTTCTCATCACTGATACCGACCACAGCCACTTCGGATACCGCTTCATGCCGGGATATAATATCCTCAATTTCCAGGGAGGAGACCCATTCACCACCGGTTTTAATGACATCTTTGAGACGGTCTGTAATCTTAAGATAGCCTTCGGGATCAATCACCCCGATATCACCGGTATGGAGCCAGCCGTTTTCCCACAATTGTGCGGATTTTTCCTCATCCTTGATATACCCCTGGGTAAGCCAGGGGGAACGGACAACCACTTCACCGGCAGTCTGTCCGTCATGGGCAACCGGATTGCCGTTTGTATCCACCACTTCCAACCGGACATTGGTAATAGGCAACCCGGTCTTACAGCGGATCTCCACCAGGTCATCCTCACTTTTATCCATGAGATGGGGCTTGATATTGGCCAGCGTGAGCACCGGGCAGGTTTCGGACATGCCGTAGGCGGTATAAAGATTGATATTATTCTTCAAGCCTTGTTTACATAACCCTTGGGACAGCGCAGAGCCGCCGATGAGAACCTTCCAGCCGTCCAGATTCACTTTGGAGATTCCGGGACTGCTCAACAACATGTTAATAATTGTAGGGACACAATGGGAAAAGGTAACCTTTTCGGTAATAATAAGCTTGAGCAGCGTCTCGGGTTCATAGCGGCCGGGATACACCTGCTTGGCGCCCAGCATGGTCATCAGATAGGGCATGCCCCAGGCATGGACATGAAACATGGGGGTCAGCGGCATATACACATCCCCGGAATTTACACCGGCCTGGGATTCGAATGCAGTCAATCCGGACATCACGCCGTAGGTATGAAGCACTATCTGACGGTGGCTGAAGAATACACCTTTGGGAAGACCTGTGGTGCCGGTGGTGTAAAAGGTGGTGGCCATGGTATTTTCATCAAAGTCAGGAAAATCATACGCAGGTTGTGCATCGGACATCAGCGCTTCATATTCACCGGTAAAATTCATGTCCGATTCCGGTGCCCGGCCCTTGTCTGTGATCAGAACCACATGTTTAACGGTTTCAAACCGGTCTTTGACAGCGGACAGCAAAGGCAGAAAGTCCTCGTTCACCAGAATCACGTCATCTTCGGCATGGTTGATGGTGTAAATCAGTTGTTCGGCAGTCAGCCGGATGTTGATGGTATGCAGTACCGCCCCCATCATGGGAACAGCAAAGAAACATTCAAGATACCGATGTGAATCCCAGTCCATCATCGCCACGGTGTCACCGGGTTTTACCCCAAGCGTTGTCAGCATGTCGGCAAGTTTTCTCACCCGCTGGCCAAAATCCCTGTAGGTATACCGCATCAAATCACGATAAATGATTACCTGGTCCGGAGAGTAGATCAAAGGGGTTTCAAGAAGGTTTTTAATCAGCAGGGGATAGCTGTAGGCATCCTTGCAGGGTGCAATGAGCCTGGTGGTGTTGATATGGGTCATGGTGTTTCCTTTTTATTCGTTGTGGAATGGGCCTGGATGTTGACAGGCCGGATCACCCCATGGCTGTTATTGATTACTTAAATGACCGGTTCATTAATAATCAAAGCCTAAAAAGGAAAAAATAGGACAGCTCCCCAAATGCATGTAGGTCATGGACTTAAATATCTGTAGGTTCGGCACATAGCTTCTTATCAACTATCTTTAAACACACCGGTCTCCACCCAGATCACAGCATGGCGGATCAATTCGCTGGCATTGTCTAAATTCAGTTTTTCCTTGATCCGCTCCCGGTATGTCCCCACTGTCTTAATGCTGATATTCAACCGCACGGCAATCTCCTTTGATGTCAGACCGCATCCAATCATCTTGAAAATTTCGAGCTCCCTGTCTGAAACGGCGGCTAAAGGAGATGCCTGTTCCGGTTCCGACTGCCTGGTGAACACATTGAGCAGACGGCTCATAATCCTGGAACTGACATGAATCTGGCCATTGAGAATATTGCGAATAGCTGTGACAACGGATTCCGATGCTTCCTGCTTCATCAGATACCCTTGGGCCCCGGCCAGGAGACACCGCTCGGCATAAAGTGCCTCGTCAGACATGGAAAGAACCAATGTCCGGCAAAAATTGTGATTTTGATGGATTTGGCACACCAGATCAAAGCCGGAACTGTTTTTCAGTGACAGATCCACAATAGCCAGGTCCGGGCAGCACGAAATAACTAACCCTATGGCAGTATCCACATCTTCAGCTTCAGCACAAACCGAAAGATCAGATTCGCTGTCAATCATATCCTTGAGCCCCATTCTAAAAATGGGATGGTCTTCAACAATCAAAATTTTGCCGGACGTTTTTGTTTTCATAACTGATCTCCAAAGGCAGGCAGTTCCAGGTATACCCGGGTCCCCTTTTCCCCGGCCCGGGTTATGGTTAATCGCCCCCCGATACGGGCGGCCCTGTAGGACATAATTCTGATACCAAGCCCGGCATGGCTGCCCACCGGATCAAATCCTGACCCGTTATCGGTTATCGTCAACCGGATTTGGTCCTGATCCTTATCGAGACAAATCCTGATCCGGGTGCAACCGGCATGCTTTGCCGCATTATGAACTGCCTCATGGGCGATATAGTATACATGGGTAGCAATATTATTGTCCCGGAACGGTGGGATTATGCCCTGATCCGGCAGGCTGTCAAGGCAGCATTCAATCCTGAAAACATCCTTTACATACCGGACCAAGTCCGCAAGGGAGTCGTCAAACCTTCTATCTTCAAGGTTCACCGGGGACAACCCCCGGGACAGGTTTCTGGTTTTTTCGATGGCATCAAGAATCAGCGCTCTGATCTGATGTGTACGTTCGGCATCTTGCTTGGGCGATGCCTCGCTCTGTACCAGGCGTTTTTCCAGCATTTTAACCATAAATTCGATACCGATAAGCTGGGGGCATAAATCATCGTGCAGGGACATGGCTATTTTTTGCCGTTCATTCTGGGAAATATCTAAAATTTCGCGCTCAAGCCGACGGGATTCCGTAATATCCGCCATGGCGCCCAGAATGCAAGCCTCCCCCCACAAGGTGACACCTTCCCCTGAAATCAGGCCCTGACGCAATTGCCCTGATGCAGTTAAAAATCCCGTCTCCCGGTTTACCACAGGCCGCCGCTTTTTGATATCACTGAACAAGGCCCTGCCCTCCTCCCGTTTCTGGAAAAAAGATAGGGTTAAAAGCTCCTTTCCCACCAGATCCAACAGGTTATGGCCGGTGATTTTTAAAAAACTGTCGTTGACATTAATAATCCTGCTGCCGTCAAGTGTGGCAATAAACATACCCGATGGACTTGAACGAAAGGCCTTGGAAAACATCTCCTCGGACAATTTTAAAGCCTGCTCATTTTTTTTTCTCTGGACGATTTCTTCCTGAAGGTCCCTTGAGGAACATTCAAGGGTGCCCATGAAACGGTTAAAATAACCGGCAAGCTGGCCGATCTCATCTGTGGTTGTTACCGGCATTCGTACGCTGAAATCCCCGGATGCACCCTGGTCAAACTGATTCATAAGCGCACGCAGGGGCCTGACCACCGAGGCATTAATCCATAAAGAAAAGACAAAAACCAGTAAAGAGATCAGGACCACAATGGCGATAATAATGGTTTTTACGGTGTTCAACGGGGCGTAGATTTCATCCAGGAGACTGGCCGAGACGATGATCCAGTCATATTCAGGAATATAGTTAAAAATAGCCAATTTTTTCCGAGAAAACGGATCACCTGGATTTTTCCAGGAATAAATAATGCGCCCTGTCTTCATCCGGCATATCTCACGCACCCATAAATTTCCATCCCTGTCTTCGGCATCATAATAGTTACCACTGATGTGGGGATGGACAATCACATCTCCTTTACTGTCCATAATATAGGCATATCCGCTTTTCCCGAATTTAAGCTTCAGAATACTGTCACGAAAATCATCCACATTGATCAGCTCCCTGAATTCCTCCCGGTAGGAGGAAACGGCAATGATCCAGTCCCAGGGCTCAAAATAAGACATATACATGGCTTTGGGCCGTTTTTCCTGTTCTCCGGGATTTTTCCACTCATACACCAGGTAGCCTCTTTTTTTTTGAATCATTAACCGGACAAATTCCCTGTCCATAAAATTTTTTCCGGTAACACCGGATTGGGGATGCTCGGCAGCGATGCCGTCGGAATTGACACAAAAGATATACCCGGTACGACCAATGGTTTGGGAAAACAGCAATTTCCTGCATAAGGCCTTGGCCTTTGATTCCGTCAATTCCCTGCTTATGACCTGTTTATATATAGCTGCCACAATTTCCCTGTTTTTTTCAGCCACTGCACGCAAATGATTTTTAATGGAGGTATGAGCTGCCGTTTCCACCATGTTTCCGATGGCAAGGGTGGCATTGGTCAGTTCGCTTTCAATGTGGTTCTGAATGGTGTGCTGAACCTGGAGAATGATGATGACGCCACCAATGAGAAGTGCCGATAAAAAGGCAATGGTATATGCCCCCAGCAATTTTGACCGGATTCGAAGATTATTGGCAAATTTAATAATTTTGCTCATGCCCGGCATGAAATCATATAATAAACCAAAAATAAATAAACTTTGTGCGATGGAACTCTTTGATACAGGAGAAAATGTCACTGACGCTGCATTTGAAGTTGGCTACCGTGATGTTTCCGCTTTTATAGTTGCTTTCAAAAAAGCTTTTGGAACAACGATAGCAAAATACTTCAAGTCCAGGATTTTAGAGGGAAATATCCGCAAACTTACCGGCGCTTACAAAATTGGGAAAAAATAGTTTAACTGAGTGTTAAAAATATCGGAATCAAAGGGATAATCTGCGGTAACAGTCCACCATAAAAACGGAGTTTGTGGGAGAGGTAGTCTTCTTCTTAAACCCCTCAGTCTGATCGGCACAATTCGCAAGCGGCCATTAAAGTCTATCTACCGCAATACCAATACCATCCGAAACGATATTAAAAAAGAAGCCCGGGTTCAGGAATTAGTGTCCGAGCAGTTATATGCAATATTGACAAACTTCGATAGTTCGTTACTTTTTGATATGAACTATTACATATGTTGCCGAACAGCTAAAAAAACGTAATATCGCTTTTATCTGTGCTCGAGAAGCTATTCGTGATGACTGGTTTGCACCCATATTAAAAAAATCGTTCGGCGGTGTCTACATCGCCAATGAAGGGTTTACAAAAGAAACTGCTGAGGACGTTATTGTAAAAGAAAAAGCAGATGCAGTTGCCTTTGGTCAGCTGTTTATTGCCAATCCTGACTTACCTTATCGATTTAAAACAGATGAACCGCTTAATACCCCGGATACATCGACATTTTACGCTGGTGCAGATAAAGGTTATACTGATTACCCGTTTGTACATGTAAGTTAATGATAGCCGTTATGAGGTATTTGCAACAATGACATTGCCTAAGCCATCTGCTCAGCGCAGCATATCGACCTTCAATGAGGTTGTAAGATTAGCCGATTATTCTTTGATGGATACCCACCAATGTCCATTTGGAACCGGCAATGGTTACGGCGATGGCCGGGCGATATCAGTATTTGAAGGGGTATTTAAAGGGCAACGTTGGGAAATGCAAATAAAGGGTGGTGGTCCAACGCCTTATTGTCGTGGCGCCGACGGGCGTGCAGGGATTAATGCAGTTACTGACCAAATCAGAGGTGGATTACACCATTTTCTTCCGAGAATTATCCCATGTACCAGAGAATATTTCAGCCTTGAAAAAAAGCTTTTATAGCAAGACCTCACAACAACTTGATGAGCAATGGCAATCTTGGCTGAAAAGCTGGTACAACCTCGTTATCAAAGGCGGCAATTTGGCTGATATATCGGCAAAGATGAAACAGATTAACCCCAAATACGCATGGCGAGAGTGGTTGATTGTCCCCGCCTATCAACAAGCCATGCTGGGTGATTACACATTGGTAAGAGAGCTGCAAAAAGTTCTCAGCGCTCCATATCATGAGCAATCTCAAAGGGTAGAAGATAAATATTATCGTCTAAAACCTGAGGCGTTTTTTAACGTTGGTGGCGTTTCACACTATAGCTGTTCATCTTGAGTTTGAAAATATACTGAAACTTAGTAAACAGGTTTTCTTGGCCGGAAATCATTTTGCACTTCAACTTTTTCAGGTTGATCTGTCAGATCTTCAATTAAATCAAAACAGTTTTTAATTTTCTAAACCAGGACAAACAGGGAGAGTCTGAGGTGATTTTTCAACCCGGAAATCAGGCTCAAACAGATAGTAGTCCACGCTTTTTTCATAAATCGAATCTGCGCCTATCATCAACAGAAGAAGAGGCTTATTAGCTTATTGGAGAAACATCCGGCCAAGGACCTGGGTTGAGAATACAATCGTCTTCGATCCACCTTAACGAATTGTCCCATAAATAAAAATTTGAATGTTCGGCACTATCCTTTTGGGTGTATATGCTGTCATAGAATTTAATATTGTGGGAGACGAGCCATGACGGCACTGGTTATTTTTGTTGTGAGTTATCTGGGAATCGCCATGGGACGAATTCCCGGCCTGGCCGTGGACAGGGTAGGCATTGCCATCCTGGGGGCCATCGCCATGGTTTCCTTAGGTTCGGTATCGCCCCAGGAGGCGGTACGTTGCATTGATTTTCCAACCCTTTGTCTTTTGTACGGGCTGATGATCATTTCGGCCCAACTACGTCTCGGCGGGTTTTACACCGCTGTCGCTGAAAAAGTCCTTGGGTTTTCAGACCATCCCCGTTTGTTTCTTCTGGTGAGTATGCTTCTTTCCGCAGTTCTTTCCGCTGTTCTTGCCAACGACATTATCTGCTTTGCCATGGCACCGATTCTGGCCTATTCTCTCAAACGGGCAGGATTGAATCCTGTTCCCTTTTTACTGGGCCTGGCTGTTTCGAGCAATATTGGATCTGCGGCCACACTGATCGGAAATCCCCAGAATATGCTCATCGGGCAGGTGGGACATCTTTCCTTCGAAGCATTCTTTCTCTGGGCATATATGCCGTCTTGTCTTTCCCTGGTGGCCGCTTTCGGTATAATTGTAATGTATTATCGACAAAATTTAATCATTGAAAAAATCGAGACCATTAATGGGAACGACATGGCACTGCCTCAATTTGATTGCTGGCAAACTATAAAAGGCATTCTGGCCGTGGTGGTGCTGGTGGGACTATACCTGACTGACATTCCAAGGGATCTCTCCACCCTATCCGTGGCAGGATCACTTCTGCTGAGCCGAAAAATGAAAAGCCGGGATATGATGGCTCTGGTGGACTGGCATCTGATCACCTTGTTCTGCGCACTTTTTATTATTATTCACGGAATTTCTTTGGCCCATCTTCCGGAACGAGTACTTGAATTCCTATCCCAAAAAGGCTTTGAACTTACTCAACCAGCATTCCTCACCGGTGTTTCTGTTGTCCTATCCAATCTTTTCAGCAATGTTCCGGCCGTGATGATAGTGATTCCATGTCTGGATCAGGCCATTCCCGAACCCTGGTATATTCTGGCAATTTCCAGCACCTTTGCCGGGAACCTTTTTCTTTTGGGCAGTATCGCGAATCTGATTGTGGTTGAAAAAGCCTCTAACCATGACGTGGTTATATCCTTCAAGGAGCACGCCAGAATCGGTATCCCTGTGACCCTTCTGTCACTTCTTGTGCTGGTGGTATGGACATGGATATGACAACGGATTTAGAGATGAAACGCGTTCAATTACCAAAGCAATATCAGGTCAGTTATCTTATCTTTTTGAACATATGTTACAGGGAAAGTCCGGGGAAGTTGGCCGACCAAAAAACGGACCTTGCTTTGTAGGTAGTCTGCTCTATTGAGAATAATTTTTGTCTGGTAAAATCTAACTTTTCAATCCGACGTTTGACCGTAAGATTTATGGTCAGTCAGCGGAAAAAATCAAAGCACAACATCTTGGAGAACATGTTTGTCCGGAAAGCGAGCCCTACCATTTATAAGGTTCACTAGCGTGGTCTCCAATATCCTGATTCATTCTTTTGGAATTGATCACTGCATTCAAAATCTTGGCAGCCCGGTTAAATACCATCAATGCTCAGTCTCTGAAAAATCGGATTGGTAGGAATCGTGTCCTGGGAAATAAATATTATAGTGATCGCCCGGTAAATCAACTATGAATCATTGATTAGTTTTTAATATTTGCCTTGACAAAGATCTTCTCCCCATCCTATACGATAAATCGTAAAATTTTAGCTCTTTATATAAAAAGTTTGCCTTTCCATACAGGCATTGTTAATCGTTCTATTTTTGGAGACCCGCAATGATTGGAGAACAATTCAGGATATTTTTTTTAATACCACTGGCGATAACTCTTCTGTTTGTCTCTATCGCTTCAGCCGGAACCATAACCTGTGAATACGATGATCTGAACCGAATTGTGAAGATGGAAAAATCCGAAGATTACATCATTGAGTATTCTTACGATGATGCAGGGAACCGCACCCAAACCATAATTCAGGTCCAATCTGGGCTTGACCATGATTCGGACGGGGATATTGACGGAGCAGATCTGTACAATTTTTTGTCAGATTTTAGCGGTTCCGCCCAGGACCTTTATGATTTCTCGCAACTTTTCGGCACTCAAAATTAAAATCCAGGAGGAAGCATGGGAACATCCTTTAACCGAAAAAATATTTTCCAGAAAAACGCCCCTCTTAATAAATTGTTTCAAATAAAAAAATTCTACGTCCTCTGCTTTACCTGGTTATGGCTTATTTCTTTGGGAAGTTTAATCCTGAATTTCACGTTTTCTAATGTTCCTTTGGCCCATGCAGACGTTTCCGGGCCAGGTTGGGGCAATGTTAAAGGCCTGGCTGTTACGCCGAAGCAGGCCGCAGCATACTACGACCAGAAAAGAAAAGATATATCTATAACAAAAACGGCATTGGCTGTGGAAGAAAGCTTTGCAGATGAAATCACCACCGAAATTAACGAACTGGCGCGGGGCCTGAACTATAATCCAAAACTGATTTACGAGTATATCCGGAACCATGTGGATTACGTTCCCTATTACGGCTCTTTGAAAGGGGCGACCCTGACTTATCTGGACAGTTCCGGCAACGATTTTGACCAGGCATCGTTAATGGTTGCTTTGCTCAGAGCCAGCGGATACGCAGCCCAATACATTTATGGCACCTTGTCCATTCCGGCTTCCGGGGCAAGTGGCCAAAAAGACATGCAGCACTGGCTGGGCGTAACGAATAATTCTGTAGTTTCAAATATTTTAACGAATGGGGGTATTCCTTATACTTCCGGCTCAAACTATGAGGTAGACCGGGTTTGGGTCAGAGCCACTATCGACGGAACCACTTATGTGTTTGACCCGGCTTTTAAAGTATATGAAACTGTTTCCGGAATTGATCTTGCCGATGCCATGGGCTACGACCAGACACAATTGCTTTCAGTAGCCGGCGGCACTGCGGATACGGATGGCAATTATATCCAAAGCTTAAACGAAAATGCCTTGGGAACGCAACTGACCTCCTATTCGACCGCTTTATTCAACGCGATCCGAACCAGCTATCCCAATGCCTCAATGGAAGAGATCATTGGCGGCAGGACAATTGTTCCCGAATACCTGACACAGCTTCCCACCAGCCTTGAATTTACCATAATATCGCAAAATACCCCCTGGGATGAAATACCGTCAGAGTATACACACACCGTCAATATCAGCTACGGAGATATTAATAAAACCCTTGATATTCCTACTCTCGGGGGAAAAAGACTTTCTGTTACATACAGTGATACCAGCGAAAGCCAGGCGGCTGCAACCCTGGCTCAGACGGATAATACGGATTCTACAATCCTGGAGTTGCAAGAGAACAACTTAAATCTTGCTTCCTCCATTCGTCTTCCATCACCTTTGATTGATGATGAACTTGTTTTTGCAACTGCTGCCACGGCTTCAAGCGCTTCTTTGGGGTCTGTGGACCAAAACGGATCTTTGGAAACCACGCTATATAAAGCTGGTAATAGTAACTCGGTGACGATTACAGTTATCGTTACGCTATCCTCCCAAACTGCTTTCTCTTTAGAAAGTGGAGGAGACACCCATTCTTTAGATCCCGGCGAATCTGTTCCAATACGGGTTAAATTTGACGGCACAGACCAGTCTTTGGGAACAAAAACTGCTACATTAACAGTGGCGTACTGGCATGGAACCAATAACTTTGCCAATCAGGTCATTGATTTGACAGGCACCGTTACAGAATCCTCAGAATGCGATTTTGGTCAGGAAGAAATCAATTCAGCGCCTACAAAATCATATACGATGACAAACACGAGCGGTGTTGATCAAACCATAGAAAGTTTTTCAATAGATGGAGACAATCCGGAACAATTTGATGTTTCTGTAACTACCGGGACATGGGCTTCAGGAGAAACTTTACCGTTTACACTTTCATATCTGACAAGTGCTGTGGGTACACATTCGGCTGTGCTAAAACGTACAATCAGCTATGAAGGCGACTATGGAACCGTAGTCCGCGTTTACGGCATGACACTGTCCGGAGAGACAATCCGTCCGCCCACGGCTCAATTATGGCTGGATGACGAGTTGATCGCAACAGAAACAGATCCGGGCTCGGGAGACAATCCGGACACAATGGTTCTGACTATTGAACATCCATACCCGGATGACTCCTTAAGTACCTGGTCCGGACAGGAAGTAGAATACCCCATGAGCCGGGGGGGAACCTATTATGTTATTATATATGATTTCGGCGGAAGCCGGGACGGAAGACTGCTTGAACAGCGCCAGCGCAAGATGAAAGACTACCGTCTGGCCGGATATGGGGACGAATCCCGGCAGGTGATCACGGAAACCCTGAACGTCATGGGCATGACCTGGATGCGTGACACCACCCTTAACGCCAATCTGCTCAATGAACTGTCCGGTGTTCTGGCTATCCGTCACCACAGATTCGGAGTGATGGCCCAGGAAAGCGGCTATTACATTGATGTAAAGGCGCAAAGATCAAGCAGTGTTTCAAGAAATAACGATTCAGATGCCCTGGAGGCCCGGTTCAAGGCCGGCAATTTCCTGGACAGTGCTCTGGAACACGGGGTTCTGGAGCAGATGCAGGTGAACCGTCCGGCGGTGTCAACAGTCAAATTGCTTGATATAACCAATAACGATCAAGACCCGGTATTCCTGGTGACGTCCGCTAATTTTGACAGCATCAAAGACCAGCTTGATTATGACGATGA
Above is a window of uncultured Desulfobacter sp. DNA encoding:
- a CDS encoding 3-hydroxybutyryl-CoA dehydrogenase; translation: MEMKKITVLGAGIMGAGIAQCAAQAGFEVSIRDMEDRFVENGLTTIKANLERAVSKGKMTADDADAIMDRVTGTTDLTMAARDADLVIEAVIEVLEIKKQVFQELAAICKKETVFASNTSGLSITEMAVAAGRPDKFIGMHFFNPVPVMRLVELIKGFSTSDETLGLSKAFVDKINKTAIVVKEAPGFAVNRILCPMINEAVFALAEDIASPGDIDNAMTLGANMPIGPLALADMVGLDTLLLVLESFHEEFGEDKYRPAPLLRKMVRAGYLGRKSGKGFYDYTK
- a CDS encoding fatty acid--CoA ligase, with amino-acid sequence MTHINTTRLIAPCKDAYSYPLLIKNLLETPLIYSPDQVIIYRDLMRYTYRDFGQRVRKLADMLTTLGVKPGDTVAMMDWDSHRYLECFFAVPMMGAVLHTINIRLTAEQLIYTINHAEDDVILVNEDFLPLLSAVKDRFETVKHVVLITDKGRAPESDMNFTGEYEALMSDAQPAYDFPDFDENTMATTFYTTGTTGLPKGVFFSHRQIVLHTYGVMSGLTAFESQAGVNSGDVYMPLTPMFHVHAWGMPYLMTMLGAKQVYPGRYEPETLLKLIITEKVTFSHCVPTIINMLLSSPGISKVNLDGWKVLIGGSALSQGLCKQGLKNNINLYTAYGMSETCPVLTLANIKPHLMDKSEDDLVEIRCKTGLPITNVRLEVVDTNGNPVAHDGQTAGEVVVRSPWLTQGYIKDEEKSAQLWENGWLHTGDIGVIDPEGYLKITDRLKDVIKTGGEWVSSLEIEDIISRHEAVSEVAVVGISDEKWGERPMAMVVLHDGFRGKVKDNDIQDFCMKYVENGHIPKYGIPSKIILDEQIPKTSVGKISKKDIRTKYK
- a CDS encoding response regulator transcription factor: MKTKTSGKILIVEDHPIFRMGLKDMIDSESDLSVCAEAEDVDTAIGLVISCCPDLAIVDLSLKNSSGFDLVCQIHQNHNFCRTLVLSMSDEALYAERCLLAGAQGYLMKQEASESVVTAIRNILNGQIHVSSRIMSRLLNVFTRQSEPEQASPLAAVSDRELEIFKMIGCGLTSKEIAVRLNISIKTVGTYRERIKEKLNLDNASELIRHAVIWVETGVFKDS
- a CDS encoding cache domain-containing protein, which produces MSKIIKFANNLRIRSKLLGAYTIAFLSALLIGGVIIILQVQHTIQNHIESELTNATLAIGNMVETAAHTSIKNHLRAVAEKNREIVAAIYKQVISRELTESKAKALCRKLLFSQTIGRTGYIFCVNSDGIAAEHPQSGVTGKNFMDREFVRLMIQKKRGYLVYEWKNPGEQEKRPKAMYMSYFEPWDWIIAVSSYREEFRELINVDDFRDSILKLKFGKSGYAYIMDSKGDVIVHPHISGNYYDAEDRDGNLWVREICRMKTGRIIYSWKNPGDPFSRKKLAIFNYIPEYDWIIVSASLLDEIYAPLNTVKTIIIAIVVLISLLVFVFSLWINASVVRPLRALMNQFDQGASGDFSVRMPVTTTDEIGQLAGYFNRFMGTLECSSRDLQEEIVQRKKNEQALKLSEEMFSKAFRSSPSGMFIATLDGSRIINVNDSFLKITGHNLLDLVGKELLTLSFFQKREEGRALFSDIKKRRPVVNRETGFLTASGQLRQGLISGEGVTLWGEACILGAMADITESRRLEREILDISQNERQKIAMSLHDDLCPQLIGIEFMVKMLEKRLVQSEASPKQDAERTHQIRALILDAIEKTRNLSRGLSPVNLEDRRFDDSLADLVRYVKDVFRIECCLDSLPDQGIIPPFRDNNIATHVYYIAHEAVHNAAKHAGCTRIRICLDKDQDQIRLTITDNGSGFDPVGSHAGLGIRIMSYRAARIGGRLTITRAGEKGTRVYLELPAFGDQL
- a CDS encoding helix-turn-helix domain-containing protein; protein product: MKSYNKPKINKLCAMELFDTGENVTDAAFEVGYRDVSAFIVAFKKAFGTTIAKYFKSRILEGNIRKLTGAYKIGKK
- a CDS encoding protein adenylyltransferase SelO family protein, giving the protein MTLPKPSAQRSISTFNEVVRLADYSLMDTHQCPFGTGNGYGDGRAISVFEGVFKGQRWEMQIKGGGPTPYCRGADGRAGINAVTDQIRGGLHHFLPRIIPCTREYFSLEKKLL
- a CDS encoding protein adenylyltransferase SelO family protein; the encoded protein is MQLLTKSEVDYTIFFRELSHVPENISALKKSFYSKTSQQLDEQWQSWLKSWYNLVIKGGNLADISAKMKQINPKYAWREWLIVPAYQQAMLGDYTLVRELQKVLSAPYHEQSQRVEDKYYRLKPEAFFNVGGVSHYSCSS